From Tachysurus fulvidraco isolate hzauxx_2018 chromosome 6, HZAU_PFXX_2.0, whole genome shotgun sequence:
GAACCTGCAGAAGGAAGCAGGAGAGCCAGAAAAGGTCATCAGTTTTATTGCTCAGACCCTGTTGTGTTTCAGagaatttgatttatttatatatttatttattgatggcTAGCCACAGCACTCTTcctttgtactgtatgtcagagAATGGTGTATGAAAGGaagtaaatatagaaaaaaatatagacttgAGAATGGCCTTACCTTAGCGTTGAGCGGGCAGACAGACAAGGCACTGGTGAAGAGGCTCTGCTCAGACCTCCACTGCTGACTGCGCAAGGCGCAGCGTGCCACATTGACACCCAGCAGGGCCAACATGGCTGCCTGCAGCAGCTTCTGCAGGTGGGTGTTAGGGATGTATCAGACAAgcgcattaaaaaaaagcacattaaaCAGGACTGTATGGTGTTGAGAGCTTGAACTGAAAGCAAAATTAGTTACAATGAAGTATGGCCTGAGGGTGGAGATtaagaagaaggagagagatatGTCATAGGGCAGGATGCGCACCTTGGGTCTCTTCCAGCGCCAACAGCAGTAAGCCACTGCGTAGGCCAGGATGAGGCAATAACCAGCGGTGGAGAGGTACAGAACCCGCTCTGCTATCACAAAGCCAACACGAAAGAATAGATTACTGGCTGGCAGGAAAGGGATGACCAGCAGCACCAAACCAAACGTCAGAGTCCTgacaacaaacacagacacagatgtcATCTTATGATCAGGCTGTATAGAGATCACTTTTAAGCTGTGTGAATGAGCTATTTTATGGTTCATCAATTTTAAAGAAGCACAATTTCATTACGTTTAGCAGGGCTAAGCCAAGGCAGCGAGTTACAGCTTAGCATTTTACAGCTCACCTGAGGGGGGAAACATTTTGATCAATAATTCAGGAAAGCAATTTTAGCTATTCTTTATGTTATCTCTCTAGCTACTTTGAATTACCATACAAATAATACTGTAAAAGATGCTCTTTGCACTAGAGCCTACTTTACGTTTATTTAACACGGACTAAgcactttaataaatattttgacCAAGTGTTTACAGAAATGAGCACAATATGTTCCATCTAAACTCAAATGCCACCCCCCAACAATCCATTTAACCAAAGCGTGTGTAGTAGAAGCTCAAGCTGCATTTCCACCCACTGAGTGAGTGGAAAATGCTGTTAAGAGATTGTGCGATTCTCACCTTCTCTCGCTGCTGTCTGGGGAGCACAGAGCTTGCCTTATCAAGCCAATCAAGCAGgcccacagcagcagcagccagaCGATTCTCCAGTCACCGGCTGATTTAATAAGAGGTACACAGCCCATTGACCAATCAAAACACAGCCACCAGGGACACAGCAGCAGCCATGCATTCAAGGAGTAGTAGTAattatagttcacaatctgccAATCAAAGAGAACAGGAGGTGTTCACCATCAAAGGTGCAGCAAACGAGaggaacatgaaaaaaaaaaagatctgtcaAGACACTGTGCTAGAGAGATAAAACAACTGACGATTTGGTACAAGGTTCAGGCAGAGAAGAGGGCAATGACTGCTATAATAATGACAAATTATCTACTGGAATGAAATCCAGTACATGCACAGTACAGAACAACTACACTGAGAAATTAATTGTTACCTGCTAGGAAATAAACTTTTAATAGGataaaaccaaaacacaaaaacattaccctaaaaaaaacattttcggcaAAGGATGCTGGGTTGTCTACTTCGGTGAAGGCAGGAGGCCCTGTACCCATAATCCTCCACCTTGCAAACAAAAGCAAGGAGCCTCCCAAAAGCAGCAGAGCCAGTCTGAGCAGCAATCCATTTCTGACCTTCTCAATAACCTGAACAAAAATTGGgtaaagaaacacaacagcatCAATCCAAACTGTCTTTATGATATCACCTAGTAAGTCTGTATGTTGTGAGTGACAAAGACTGACATCTTTGGCTCTCTTTGCCACTAGAAGTCTGCGAGTCAGGTCATAGATATTCACGTTGGAGATCACAAGGATGTCAAATGAAGCGTTCactccctaaaaaaaaaaaaatatatatatatatatggcattacaaatcatttatataaaagaaTCATGCATGGACAAATGTATGGATGTCTATATACATACCAAAACTGTAATTCCTTGCTCTTTACATAGCATAGCCACAGCACAGAGCAGAAGACTGACTATTATCCATGACACTGAGAATTTTTCAGGCTTGTCACCAGCTAAACACggacaggggggggggggaacggTCACCATAACAACTTACGTTATATAGTAAAATGGAAAAGCGAATAATTAAGCAGTGTCTCCACTTTTTCACTCACCCTGAAATGCTCTGCAGtatgaaagaaaagagagttGGAAAAACAGGGCACACAGGAGGTCTGCCCGACCCACAATGCCAGCCACCTTtagcaaacacacagaacagcatCACACATTAAAGAGACTTTAAAAAGATAATACTAGCTGTTTAAGAAACTTCATTGCTTAAGAACATTCTGTGGTtcattatataaaacaaacagccATTTAACTAAATGCTTTGCAAAAGGGCAGTCATTTCTGAAGCAGCCAAAGATTTTACAACCACCTAAATTGCCTTTTGTTTGTACAGTGGTTAAAACTTCCGCTGCCCTCTGGCCTGTGAAATTGCTTGCATTTCTGGAGGTGCCAAGTTAATGACGAAGGCAGGAGGCCCCCTCATTAGAGAGTTGCGGTTGGCCCTGGTTGGAGTCCTGGGGCAATGGTTGTATATCCTTTGATAAATCCAGTAGGCCAAAGTCAGTGGTCTTTCTGAAGCTCCCCCACCGGTTCCTTCACTAGCCTTTCTGTACCTGATTAAAGAAGCCAGTCGGTGGAATAGCCCATGCCTCAACATCCAGTTCAATGGACGTTGTTCTATTTGATACATCCTTCGCAGGTTAAAGCAGCTATTGTGTAGCCATTAGCAGAGATGATCGACCCCAATGCACACCTCAGAAATGCACACCCACCGAGTGAGGCTTTATTAAGTATGTTTTATACAGTTTCCAGGCAGCGTTGCAATTGTAGTATGTTCGTTTACTGGAAGAGACAGAATGCTGAGTCATGTCTTCTTCTCTACTTACACTTTCTGTATGAACCGGGTGTGCAGCAAAGAACAACGCAGCCAAGACAGATGCCTTCGGAAGATGTGCAGGTCGCTTAGCTTTCCCGTTGCAGGCCAAACCAGCAATTAATATTGCGAAGACATCGATCATTAGCGCCGAGATAACACAGTGGAGGCCGATATTAAGCACATGGAAACCCACCGGATGCAGACCACCAGCCAAGAGGTAGTTAAGCCTGCAGACAACACAGTCATGTCAATACAGCAGACTGTAAAACACATCACTGTAACTAACCCAGCCTGGCAATCTGATCAAAATGTAGCTTTTTTATCATCCACATCATCATGTGAGACATATCCTGGTGCCACCCTTTCACCAAGTCTGCATTATGGGTCTTTTACGAGCAACATGTAACATTAAATTAGTCTTAGACAGTAACtaagtaataaacaaataaaataaacaaaatgcatgCTCAGTATGTGTTtccatcatcttttttttctgttcagtgaTAAGCTTAGTGCTACAGTAGAACAattctgtataaataaacaattaatctCACTTAAAATAAAGATGTAAAACTCTGTATAGCCTTTTATATAaatctgtatatctatatacagtatatatgcatTTGTTTATAGCACCGTAGTATcatatgtataattttttaaacTGATTACCCCAGACAATTCAGAACAATCACAGGTGGATCTCCACGGATTGCCAGATGACGTCAtgataaaaaacacacacatattccttTGTAATTTTCTACAGAATTATTGTTTAACTTGTAAAAAGTGCAAATGCTTTGAAACATCACCACATTATAAATGCTTGCAGCTTCATTACGTTTATATTAGCATAAGTAGTACATATACACCACATCCAgatttgtgcaatttttttttgttgactttGTTCATATGAACCTTACAAAAGCTGCACGAGGGAACAGTCAAATGAGCCATTATCTGGAACATATGCAAAACAGCATCAGCCTCATTACCAGCATGAGACAAGGCCTAGACTAAATAACCCTTGTACAGAAATTCCTTGTAGCCGAGTTCAAATGGCAAAACCAATACAGAAATTAGAAGAAATTTACATAAGAAAAGACAATATATGCAGCATCCCAATTTAATACCAATTATTGCTTCTTCCACGTAGGAAGTACTTGAGGCCACCTCTTCTGATTTCCTACTGAGAATAAAATTGCACTTCCAACCATTCGTCTTTAAATTATGCAAGGTCATTTAAAACTATTTCATATAAGCAGGCTAGCCTGTAATGTTATGTTAATGATCAGGTCACTCAGTGTCAATGCCATGGTGAGGAAGGAGTTACAACCTTTCAGATTCCCGTGCAGAGAAGAAGGGCAGGTAAGTTTACCTAAAGGTGAGAACAGTCAGAGGCCGGTAGGATTTGTGGCTGGAGTTGCTGCTCAGGTTGCTTCCCCAGAAGTCATTTTTCCAGATATTACTCAGAGGAGTGTCTGGGTTTAGGTCCTGGAAATCAGTTCAAATGACACAGTGGTTTGTCATAAAACACCAAGCGTAATACATGCAGAAAGTTCAAACAGAGATCAACAAGCCTACTCTCTGTTTCTTAGttcaacaaataataaacagagtACTGTTCACTGGATACGGCACATCTTAATTGTGCATGAAGTTAAACTCAGACAATACCTTGTTATTGATTATAGCTTCTGAATCATCAAAGACAAAGTCTCCATCGTAGCTGTTTATAAAGCAAATCAGGGCCACCGAGGCCACAAGCAGGCGCGACTGCAGAGCTCGGCTCTTTGGCCAGGGGATGTGTTGATCCCAGTGTGGTTCACACAGCGCCATTGTACCTTCCACTGCTTCTCCGACTGTCTCGCCATCTACTTATcgcacacactaaacacacaggAACCGGCAGTCACCAACTATACATGGCGGTATAATATAAACACTGCGATGTGTGCTGTACCTTCTTAACTCTTGTGACAGGTTAACTGATATCACAGAGGGACACTGTTAGCAAAGTAACACTGGCCTTGAATAGGACAAAAATATGCAGCCATctctaatgtaaataaaatggtaagaTTTTGCTATTAGCTTCTAACACATGAGGAATAGAATGTAGCACTAATGCAGATAAATACTGGATTCAAAGCTCCACAATGTAACACATCTATACAGCACAGTCTACAGGACTTGGTGTATCGTATGGTGTTAGTATGGACAGTGACAGAGGAGATAACAGTTAACCACTCAGCCAGCGGGCAATCAAAGGGCACCGTGggtagaaatgtagaaaactgaGAAAATACAACTTGTTGATAAAAAGAAGTTAAGACATTAAAGCCGAGATGGAATCTCATCTCAATGGCACATGACATGCAGCTGTTATTGTTAACTACCAAGCTTAGAAATGGTTAAACTCTGTCACACAACTTACGGTGTATAATAATCCAAcaatatctaaaaaataaatacatagaatTATTTTATACGTAAACAGTTCCAACCTAGAAGAAAAAATTAATCTTGCTCAGATCTAATGTCTATCTTTGCTCTGTATTACAGGATCCTATATCCAGTATATTTTCCTTTGTAACCCAAtccactattattattatttttatttatttatttatttgacaggTATCTGCCTAAGAGCTACAAGTGGGCCATATCTAATttcatcataaaataaataaggctTTTTTTTGTGGCACAAATGAAGAACATAACAATTAGAAATAAGACACAAGTCATTCAAGGTTAAACAAAACACGTGAAAACACGTGAAACAAGGATGTAATAATTGTAGGACATAGCagtaatactgtacatgtctaaTATGTAAGCTGTTAGGTGGGTAAATGTTTTCTAGCCTTATTCTAGATGATAATGTGAAAGTTTGTGCTTTGTGTGACACGCCTACCTCTACATGTCAGATCACAGACGTGTGAAGAGCTCGCGCTACACAACCAGGTGACGTGTTAGCACCAACGGCTAACAGTGTGCTAGCTGTAAACATATACCACAGCACAACTAGCTCTCATAACGCTTCACAGGAAACATATTACAGCTTAATCCTAGTGTCAACGTGTCTGCAAAGACACTAACTAAGCGTCTCCAGACGAGCGTAACACATGTTTATCAGACGAcggtttacaaacacacacaaactgaacacactgtctACAGCACACTACTGAACTCGTATAAACCGCTTTTACGTGTAATAATCATGAACACAACCGCTTTTATGAAGAACAGACGCGTGGATAAACGCTAGCAGAATTCGTCCATGTCTGAGGTTGCGTTCAATCCTACCTCACAAAACTCTGCACTCGATAGGGTGTATAAAACACGCATCTGTCGCCTGTTTTAGTGCACTAACATAGGAATCGAGGAACCGTTTGAGATTCAACCGAGTCTATATTCTTGCGCATGCGCACAAACTACTAGCAATGACAATAGATCCTCACGTGACCTTGAAGAAcaatgtggtggtggtggtggtggttcaCCTAAAGAAAGAGTTTTAGTGAAACCAAACCAaaagaaatcataaaaaaaacatgtatacaCGCAAAGTAAATACTATTTGTATTTGTCTATTTTGCGAGTCTGCAAAATGGTTGttttttaagcaaaactaaCTTTGTCTTTTGTATCTATTTAGTATTGTAAACAGTTTATTCATAGTAGATGTTTGAACTGAACTGTGTGTAAGCAATCCCATCACTGTCCTCACTCCTGAATGCTCCACACAGGCTATGAAACATATATACGTTATACATTtaacatatacatttttaactGTGGTGTACGTTTTGACATTTGTCTGTCATAAGCATACTGATCACTATCCAAACTCGCCCCCTATCATTTAAACTGCTGACACATCAGAACTGCTGCATCAGCACAGCTTCTCGATCTGCAACGTAAATACCAGGCGAACCCATCAATAGCCAGTCCCAGGGAATGTATTCAGCTCTTGAACATGGAGTCTAATCTGCCTGACATCACAGAGAATAGCAGTAGCTATCTGATTCCTGGTACAAACATTTCTAAACAACACTTTACTCCATCAATAGGGGCTTTCAGCTGCCTGTGAAATAGTACCCTTGTTTTACTCCTAGCTTCAATGAAACATTGTAGGAGCTGTAAATAGGATCAAGTCCTTTATAATTCTGGTTGAATTCAGGGGTGTTACTTGCCTAGAACTGATATAGGAACAGTGTAGAGCCAGAATGTCTTTATGAAGGCTAGAGAGAAGAAAAGTCTGTCTATCATCCAGCACTGAATTCGCATGATTCTGGAGAGGTAGgagctctctgtctttctcttcatcCTGACTTCCTGCTGTTTCAGGCTCATGTCTTTGCTCTTGATGTGATTTagcagtaataaataaatgtgctatGACATAGTGGCTGCTGAATTACACTGAGCAAACGCTGTGCagaataatatataatctcTTCATGTTTAATGAACCGTTCTCCTTCGGTCGTATCACAGAGAGCCTTGCACTGAGTAATTATTATCTTGTAATATCTTGATCTGAATTCTGTGTCACATACATGATTATAGTGATGTACATAATATTTAGAGCTAAATCAATATATTCATTTTGCATTACCCTAGGTTAAAGTGAGGGAAACAGTTGTGCAgtgtaatataattaatataaaccctGCTCAACTGCATTTCCTGAACAATTTATTTCAGTACAGAATAAATTAGAGTCTACTCgaaatgtgtctgtttgtgtaagtctgtttgtgtgtgtgtgtgtgggggggggtattAATATTAGTATAGAAACATAATTATCTCAAGAATTCAAGAATatgcaatattttatttgtatgtatattgtTATATTCTGATGTCAACAAGAAGACTTTTGGCTCCTCATATCCATGCCATAAGAATGACTAAATACGTAATTAAACCTCCTCAGATGGTTAGACATTATTATGGCTTTTATACTAGAGACCATAGGAATTATTATAAGAAAtgcaccccaccaccaccaccaccaccaccaacaccaccttCAAGCAGATTCTGTCCCTATTACAGAGGTGTTACTACACATATTATTGGTGACCTTCTCAGAAAGTTCAGTTCTTGTTAAAGAGTTCACATTCTGCAAAGAGTAGAAGCTGGCATTGCCATTATATAACACTCTtgagggaaaataaaaatatcaaaaggTTAACTAACCCAAACCCACACTCAAGTAAATTAATGACTGTATATCAGTGTCTATTCTGTGATATTCACAGTGCAAAATATAATTCCCAAGACTCATGGATACCTAGAATGCAATTTTATCAAGATCATAATATTCTATATTTGCTGGTCTCTATATATGGCTGAGCTtcgaaaaaaatacatttagtaGGCGTAATTGAGTTTTGACAATGGTATCTAAGTGTATATTtagtaataatgaataaaacactcaaaagaaaatatatttatccaAATGAGTCGGACATTATTACGTTCTAGATAGAGAAGTTTTCTACATGAACACGTTTACAGTACAACAATTCCAAAGAACAGATTTGAATATGTCAGTTAACAACACGATAattatttttgt
This genomic window contains:
- the tmtc4 gene encoding protein O-mannosyl-transferase TMTC4; translated protein: MALCEPHWDQHIPWPKSRALQSRLLVASVALICFINSYDGDFVFDDSEAIINNKDLNPDTPLSNIWKNDFWGSNLSSNSSHKSYRPLTVLTFRLNYLLAGGLHPVGFHVLNIGLHCVISALMIDVFAILIAGLACNGKAKRPAHLPKASVLAALFFAAHPVHTESVAGIVGRADLLCALFFQLSFLSYCRAFQAGDKPEKFSVSWIIVSLLLCAVAMLCKEQGITVLGVNASFDILVISNVNIYDLTRRLLVAKRAKDVIEKVRNGLLLRLALLLLGGSLLLFARWRIMGTGPPAFTEVDNPASFAENVFFRIVNYNYYYSLNAWLLLCPWWLCFDWSMGCVPLIKSAGDWRIVWLLLLWACLIGLIRQALCSPDSSERRTLTFGLVLLVIPFLPASNLFFRVGFVIAERVLYLSTAGYCLILAYAVAYCCWRWKRPKKLLQAAMLALLGVNVARCALRSQQWRSEQSLFTSALSVCPLNAKVHYNVGKNLADRGNQSAAIKYYREAVRLHPKYVHAMNNLGNILKERNELQEAEDMLSTAVLIQPDFAAAWMNLGIVQNSLKRFDEAEKSYWNAIKFRKKYPDCYYNLGRLYADQNRHVDALNAWRNATMLKPDHSLAWNNIVILLDNTGNLAQAEMIGKEALKILPKDHTIMFSLANVLGKQQKYKESEGFFLNALKISPNAASCHGNLAVLYHRWGKLDLAKRHYELALKLDPSAPGTKENYNMLKRKLEQQQRTVG